In a genomic window of Nodosilinea sp. E11:
- a CDS encoding helix-turn-helix domain-containing protein gives MHVEDIKAALRKQGWTLAGIAKELGVGPSAISHALTRQRSRRVEKVIAAKLGLSPREIWPQRYKGGATHESVCQQAGSVTVPQSQQHYLKKIQIAGPVNRGHSLGSH, from the coding sequence ATGCACGTAGAGGACATTAAGGCAGCTCTTCGTAAGCAAGGCTGGACGTTGGCCGGTATTGCTAAGGAACTCGGTGTAGGGCCTTCTGCCATCTCCCACGCCCTGACAAGGCAACGGTCTCGCAGGGTTGAAAAAGTGATCGCGGCCAAGCTCGGCCTGTCTCCTCGGGAGATCTGGCCTCAACGTTATAAAGGAGGGGCAACCCATGAATCAGTTTGTCAGCAAGCAGGAAGCGTTACAGTACCTCAATCTCAGCAGCACTACCTTAAAAAAATACAGATTGCAGGGCCTGTTAATCGAGGGCATTCACTGGGTTCGCATTAA